The Meles meles chromosome 12, mMelMel3.1 paternal haplotype, whole genome shotgun sequence genome includes a window with the following:
- the HNF1A gene encoding hepatocyte nuclear factor 1-alpha isoform X2, with translation MVSKLSQLQTELLVALLESGLSKEALIQALGEPGPCLLAGDGSLDKGESCSGSRGELAELPNGLGEARGSEDETDDDGEDFTPPILKELENLSPEEAAHQKAVVETLLQEDPWRVAKMVKSYLQQHNIPQREVVDTTGLNQSHLSQHLNKGTPMKTQKRAALYTWYVRKQREVAQQFTHAGQGGLIEEPTGDELPTKKGRRNRFKWGPASQQILFQAYERQKNPSKEEREALVEECNRAECIQRGVSPSQAQGLGSNLVTEVRVYNWFANRRKEEAFRHKLAMDTYSGPPPGPGPGPTLPAHSSPGLPPPALSPSKVHGVRYGQPATSEGAEVPSSSGGPLVTVSASLHQVSPTGLEPSHSLLSTDAKLVSAAGGPLPPVSTLTALHSLEQTSPGLNQQPQNLIMASLPGVMAIGPGEPASLAPTFTNTGASTLVIGLASTQAQSVPVINSMGSSLTTLQPVQFSQPLHPSYQQPLMPPMQSHVAQSPFMATMAQLQSPHALYSHKPEVAQYTHTGLLPQTMLITDTTNLSALASLTPTKQVFASDTEASSESGLHTPASQTTTIHIPSQDPAGIQHLQPAHRLSASPTVSSSSLVLYQSSDSNNGHSHLLPSNHSVIETFISTQMASSSQ, from the exons ATGGTTTCTAAACTGAGCCAGCTGCAGACGGAGCTCCTGGTGGCCCTGCTTGAGTCCGGCCTGAGCAAGGAGGCCCTGATCCAGGCGTTGGGTGAGCCGGGGCCCTGCCTGCTGGCTGGAGATGGCTCCCTGGACAAGGGGGAGTCCTGCAGCGGCAGTCGGGGGGAACTGGCTGAGCTGCCCAATGGGCTGGGGGAAGCGAGGGGCTCCGAGGACGAGACGGACGACGATGGGGAAGACTTCACGCCGCCCAtcctcaaagagctggagaacctCAGCCCTGAGGAAGCAGCCCACCAGAAAGCCGTGGTGGAGACCTTGCTGCA GGAGGACCCATGGCGCGTGGCCAAGATGGTCAAGTCCTACCTGCAGCAGCACAACATCCCACAGAGGGAGGTGGTCGACACCACCGGCCTCAACCAGTCGCACCTGTCCCAGCACCTGAACAAGGGCACCCCCATGAAGACGCAGAAGCGAGCCGCCTTGTACACCTGGTACGTCCGCAAGCAGCGAGAGGTGGCCCAGC AGTTCACCCACGCAGGGCAGGGTGGGCTGATCGAAGAGCCCACAGGTGATGAGCTGCCAACCAAGAAGGGGCGGAGGAACCGTTTCAAGTGGGGCCCGGCCTCCCAGCAGATCCTGTTCCAGGCCTACGAGAGGCAGAAGAACCCtagcaaggaggagagggaggcctTGGTGGAGGAGTGCAACAG GGCGGAGTGCATCCAGAGGGGCGTGTCCCCATCGCAGGCCCAGGGACTGGGCTCCAACCTCGTCACGGAGGTGCGCGTCTACAACTGGTTTGCCAATCGGCGCAAGGAAGAAGCTTTCCGTCACAAGCTGGCCATGGACACATACAGCGGGCCACCACCAGGGCCAGGCCCGGGCCCCACACTGCCTGCCCACAGCTCCCCGGGCTTGCCCCCACCTGCCCTCTCCCCCAGTAAGGTCCACG GTGTGCGTTATGGACAGCCAGCAACCAGCGAGGGGGCAGAAGTGCCCTCGAGCAGCGGTGGTCCCTTGGTGACAGTGTCTGCTTCCCTGCACCAAGTGTCCCCCACGGGCCTGGAGCCCAGCCACAGCCTGCTGAGCACCGATGCCAAGCTG GTCTCAGCAGCTGGGGGCCCCCTGCCCCCTGTCAGCACACTGACAGCCCTGCACAGCTTGGAGCAGACCTCCCCAGGCCTCAACCAACAGCCCCAGAATCTCATCATGGCGTCACTTCCTGGGGTCATGGCCATTGGGCCTGGTGAGCCCGCCTCCCTGGCCCCCACGTTCACCAACACAGGTGCCTCCACCCTGGTTATTG GACTGGCCTCCACTCAGGCACAGAGCGTACCAGTCATCAACAGCATGGGCAGCAGCCTCACCACCCTGCAGCCCGTCCAGTTCTCCCAGCCGCTGCACCCATCGTACCAGCAGCCACTCATGCCCCCCATGCAGAGCCATGTGGCCCAGAGCCCCTTCATGGCCACCATGGCCCAGCTGCAGAGCCCCCACG CACTCTACAGCCACAAGCCTGAGGTGGCCCAGTACACCCACACAGGCCTGCTTCCGCAGACCATGCTCATCACCGACACCACCAACCTGAGCGCCCTGGCCAGCCTCACACCCACCAAGCAG GTCTTCGCCTCGGACACCGAGGCCTCCAGTGAGTCCGGGCTGCATACGCCAGCGTCTCAGACCACCACCATCCACATCCCCAGCCAGGACCCTGCTGGCATCCAGCACCTGCAGCCAGCCCACCGGCTCAGTGCCAGCCCCACCG TGTCCTCCAGCAGCCTGGTGCTGTACCAGAGCTCCGACTCCAACAATGGCCACAGCCACCTGCTGCCATCCAACCACAGTGTCATCGAGACCTTCATTTCCACGCAGATGGCTTCATCCTCCCAGTAA
- the HNF1A gene encoding hepatocyte nuclear factor 1-alpha isoform X1 codes for MVSKLSQLQTELLVALLESGLSKEALIQALGEPGPCLLAGDGSLDKGESCSGSRGELAELPNGLGEARGSEDETDDDGEDFTPPILKELENLSPEEAAHQKAVVETLLQEDPWRVAKMVKSYLQQHNIPQREVVDTTGLNQSHLSQHLNKGTPMKTQKRAALYTWYVRKQREVAQQFTHAGQGGLIEEPTGDELPTKKGRRNRFKWGPASQQILFQAYERQKNPSKEEREALVEECNRAECIQRGVSPSQAQGLGSNLVTEVRVYNWFANRRKEEAFRHKLAMDTYSGPPPGPGPGPTLPAHSSPGLPPPALSPSKVHGVRYGQPATSEGAEVPSSSGGPLVTVSASLHQVSPTGLEPSHSLLSTDAKLVSAAGGPLPPVSTLTALHSLEQTSPGLNQQPQNLIMASLPGVMAIGPGEPASLAPTFTNTGASTLVIGLASTQAQSVPVINSMGSSLTTLQPVQFSQPLHPSYQQPLMPPMQSHVAQSPFMATMAQLQSPHALYSHKPEVAQYTHTGLLPQTMLITDTTNLSALASLTPTKQVFASDTEASSESGLHTPASQTTTIHIPSQDPAGIQHLQPAHRLSASPTGEQPFPAPSAGEEVSSSSLVLYQSSDSNNGHSHLLPSNHSVIETFISTQMASSSQ; via the exons ATGGTTTCTAAACTGAGCCAGCTGCAGACGGAGCTCCTGGTGGCCCTGCTTGAGTCCGGCCTGAGCAAGGAGGCCCTGATCCAGGCGTTGGGTGAGCCGGGGCCCTGCCTGCTGGCTGGAGATGGCTCCCTGGACAAGGGGGAGTCCTGCAGCGGCAGTCGGGGGGAACTGGCTGAGCTGCCCAATGGGCTGGGGGAAGCGAGGGGCTCCGAGGACGAGACGGACGACGATGGGGAAGACTTCACGCCGCCCAtcctcaaagagctggagaacctCAGCCCTGAGGAAGCAGCCCACCAGAAAGCCGTGGTGGAGACCTTGCTGCA GGAGGACCCATGGCGCGTGGCCAAGATGGTCAAGTCCTACCTGCAGCAGCACAACATCCCACAGAGGGAGGTGGTCGACACCACCGGCCTCAACCAGTCGCACCTGTCCCAGCACCTGAACAAGGGCACCCCCATGAAGACGCAGAAGCGAGCCGCCTTGTACACCTGGTACGTCCGCAAGCAGCGAGAGGTGGCCCAGC AGTTCACCCACGCAGGGCAGGGTGGGCTGATCGAAGAGCCCACAGGTGATGAGCTGCCAACCAAGAAGGGGCGGAGGAACCGTTTCAAGTGGGGCCCGGCCTCCCAGCAGATCCTGTTCCAGGCCTACGAGAGGCAGAAGAACCCtagcaaggaggagagggaggcctTGGTGGAGGAGTGCAACAG GGCGGAGTGCATCCAGAGGGGCGTGTCCCCATCGCAGGCCCAGGGACTGGGCTCCAACCTCGTCACGGAGGTGCGCGTCTACAACTGGTTTGCCAATCGGCGCAAGGAAGAAGCTTTCCGTCACAAGCTGGCCATGGACACATACAGCGGGCCACCACCAGGGCCAGGCCCGGGCCCCACACTGCCTGCCCACAGCTCCCCGGGCTTGCCCCCACCTGCCCTCTCCCCCAGTAAGGTCCACG GTGTGCGTTATGGACAGCCAGCAACCAGCGAGGGGGCAGAAGTGCCCTCGAGCAGCGGTGGTCCCTTGGTGACAGTGTCTGCTTCCCTGCACCAAGTGTCCCCCACGGGCCTGGAGCCCAGCCACAGCCTGCTGAGCACCGATGCCAAGCTG GTCTCAGCAGCTGGGGGCCCCCTGCCCCCTGTCAGCACACTGACAGCCCTGCACAGCTTGGAGCAGACCTCCCCAGGCCTCAACCAACAGCCCCAGAATCTCATCATGGCGTCACTTCCTGGGGTCATGGCCATTGGGCCTGGTGAGCCCGCCTCCCTGGCCCCCACGTTCACCAACACAGGTGCCTCCACCCTGGTTATTG GACTGGCCTCCACTCAGGCACAGAGCGTACCAGTCATCAACAGCATGGGCAGCAGCCTCACCACCCTGCAGCCCGTCCAGTTCTCCCAGCCGCTGCACCCATCGTACCAGCAGCCACTCATGCCCCCCATGCAGAGCCATGTGGCCCAGAGCCCCTTCATGGCCACCATGGCCCAGCTGCAGAGCCCCCACG CACTCTACAGCCACAAGCCTGAGGTGGCCCAGTACACCCACACAGGCCTGCTTCCGCAGACCATGCTCATCACCGACACCACCAACCTGAGCGCCCTGGCCAGCCTCACACCCACCAAGCAG GTCTTCGCCTCGGACACCGAGGCCTCCAGTGAGTCCGGGCTGCATACGCCAGCGTCTCAGACCACCACCATCCACATCCCCAGCCAGGACCCTGCTGGCATCCAGCACCTGCAGCCAGCCCACCGGCTCAGTGCCAGCCCCACCGGTGAGCAGCCTTTTCCTGCTCCCTCAGCTGGGGAGGAAG TGTCCTCCAGCAGCCTGGTGCTGTACCAGAGCTCCGACTCCAACAATGGCCACAGCCACCTGCTGCCATCCAACCACAGTGTCATCGAGACCTTCATTTCCACGCAGATGGCTTCATCCTCCCAGTAA